The following coding sequences lie in one Glycine max cultivar Williams 82 chromosome 19, Glycine_max_v4.0, whole genome shotgun sequence genomic window:
- the LOC100815926 gene encoding protein COBRA, which produces MFFRFSSPFAIRSFLKSPPCILLFVLFSFTEAYDPLDPYGNITIKWDIISWTPDGYVAVVTMNNFQQYRHISEPGWSLGWTWAKKEVIWSMVGGQTTEQGDCSKYKGNIPHCCKKNPVVVDLLPGTPYNQQIANCCKGGVLSSWAQDQSKAVSAFQVSVGSAGTTNKTVKLPKDFTLKAPGPGYTCGPATIVKPTLFIQPDKRRVTQALMTWNVTCTYSQFLAQRTPSCCVSLSSFYNDTVVPCTTCACGCQGNSSQLGECVDPDSSPHLQSVVSNPGPGKSSITPLVRCTRHMCPIRVHWHVKLNYKEYWRVKVTVTNFNYGMNYSNWNLVVQHPNFDNLTQLFSFNYKSITPYGSINDTAMLWGVKFYNDFLMQAGPLGNVQSELLFRKDKSTFTFDKGWAFPRRVYFNGDVCVMPPPDSYPWLPNAGSKQEVSLLALVMSSLVALVLYAYA; this is translated from the exons atgtttttccgTTTCAGCTCCCCCTTCGCGATCCGATCCTTCCTCAAATCCCCTCCATGCATTCTGCTTTTCGTTCTCTTCTCTTTCACAG AAGCTTATGATCCACTTGATCCATATGGAAATATCACAATCAAATGGGATATCATAAGTTGGACCCCTGATGGTTATGTT GCTGTTGTTACAATGAACAACTTTCAACAATATCGCCATATCTCGGAGCCTGGGTGGTCGCTTGGATGGACATGGGCGAAGAAGGAGGTAATATGGAGCATGGTGGGAGGGCAGACCACTGAACAAGGGGATTGTTCAAAATATAAAGGAAACATCCCACATTGCTGTAAAAAGAACCCTGTAGTTGTCGATTTACTTCCCGGAACACCTTACAACCAACAAATTGCAAACTGCTGCAAAGGCGGTGTACTCAGCTCGTGGGCACAGGATCAATCCAAGGCGGTTTCAGCATTTCAAGTCAGTGTGGGTAGTGCTGGTACCACTAACAAAACTGTCAAACTGCCAAAAGACTTCACACTGAAAGCGCCAGGACCCGGTTACACATGTGGGCCGGCAACAATTGTGAAACCAACTCTATTTATACAACCAGACAAAAGGAGAGTGACACAAGCACTCA TGACATGGAATGTAACATGCACATATTCACAATTTCTTGCTCAGAGAACACCCAGTTGCTGCGTCTCGCTTTCATCTTTCTATAACGATACTGTTGTACCCTGCACTACATGTGCATGTGGCTGCCAGGGCAACTCATCTCAATTAGGGGAATGTGTAGA TCCGGACTCGTCACCACATTTGCAATCAGTTGTTTCCAACCCTGGACCTGGAAAGAGTAGTATTACACCTTTGGTTCGATGTACTCGTCATATGTGCCCAATCCGAGTTCACTGGCATGTTAAGCTTAACTACAAGGAGTACTGGCGTGTCAAGGTCACTGTTACTAATTTCAATTACGGGATGAATTATTCTAATTGGAATTTGGTTGTTCAACATCCAAATTTCGACAATCTGACCCAACTTTTCAGTTTCAACTACAAATCAATTACTCCCTACGGATCAATAA ATGATACAGCAATGCTTTGGGGAGTTAAGTTCTACAATGATTTTCTCATGCAAGCTGGCCCTCTTGGTAATGTACAATCAGAACTACTATTCAGAAAGGATAAATCAACTTTCACTTTTGACAAGGGTTGGGCCTTCCCTCGGAGAGTCTATTTCAATGGCGACGTTTGTGTGATGCCGCCACCCGATTCTTATCCATGGTTACCTAATGCTGGTTCCAAGCAAGAGGTTTCCCTGCTTGCTTTGGTGATGTCCTCTTTGGTAGCCTTGGTATTATATGCATATGCTTAA